One segment of Stappia sp. 28M-7 DNA contains the following:
- a CDS encoding lysozyme inhibitor LprI family protein: protein MTRIAILTTSAALLALWLPAAPAAAQQDPDIDCENAVVQMELTYCAEKEWQAADARLNTAYSAAMKSMREMDANLTADLKGAAEALKEAQRAWIPYRDKACAAAGFLARGGSMEPMLIYSCLADMTKQRTTELEQLAEGLGN, encoded by the coding sequence GTGACCCGTATTGCCATCCTCACCACCTCCGCCGCCCTGCTCGCCCTGTGGCTGCCGGCCGCCCCCGCTGCCGCCCAGCAGGATCCGGACATCGACTGCGAGAACGCCGTCGTCCAGATGGAGCTCACTTACTGCGCCGAAAAGGAGTGGCAGGCCGCCGATGCCAGGCTCAACACCGCCTATTCGGCGGCGATGAAGTCGATGCGCGAGATGGACGCGAACCTGACCGCCGACCTCAAGGGCGCGGCCGAGGCGCTGAAGGAGGCCCAGCGTGCCTGGATCCCCTATCGCGACAAGGCCTGCGCCGCTGCCGGCTTCCTCGCCCGCGGCGGCTCGATGGAGCCGATGCTCATCTATTCGTGCCTTGCCGACATGACCAAGCAACGCACCACGGAACTGGAACAGCTGGCCGAGGGTCTGGGAAACTGA
- a CDS encoding urease subunit beta, which translates to MIPGELLPAEGDIELNAGRRMLEIEVANTGDRPVQVGSHYHFAETNPALAFDRAAARGHRLDIPAGTAIRFEPGQKRKVTLIPYVGDRTVYGFNGKVMGTL; encoded by the coding sequence ATGATTCCGGGTGAACTGCTGCCCGCCGAGGGCGATATCGAGCTGAATGCCGGCCGCCGCATGCTGGAGATCGAGGTCGCCAACACCGGCGACCGTCCGGTCCAGGTCGGCTCCCACTATCATTTCGCAGAGACCAACCCGGCGCTCGCCTTCGACCGGGCGGCGGCGCGCGGCCACCGGCTCGACATTCCCGCCGGCACGGCGATCCGTTTCGAGCCGGGACAAAAGCGCAAGGTCACCCTCATTCCCTATGTGGGGGATCGCACTGTCTACGGTTTCAATGGCAAGGTGATGGGCACGCTCTGA
- a CDS encoding urease subunit gamma, with translation MKLTPREKDKLLIAMAAEVARKRLARGVLLNYPEAVALITDFVVEGARDGRSVADLMSAGGQVLTRDQVMPGIAEMIHDVQVEATFPDGTKLVTVHQPIR, from the coding sequence ATGAAACTGACCCCGCGGGAAAAGGACAAGCTGCTGATCGCCATGGCGGCGGAGGTTGCCCGCAAGCGGCTCGCCCGCGGCGTCCTGCTCAACTATCCCGAGGCCGTGGCCCTGATCACCGACTTCGTGGTCGAAGGGGCCCGCGACGGGCGCAGCGTCGCCGACCTTATGAGCGCCGGCGGCCAGGTGCTGACCCGCGACCAGGTGATGCCCGGCATCGCCGAGATGATCCACGACGTCCAGGTCGAGGCGACCTTTCCCGACGGCACCAAGCTCGTCACCGTCCACCAGCCGATCCGCTGA
- a CDS encoding D-alanyl-D-alanine carboxypeptidase family protein, translating to MRRHSDVLDFTGRHLGRRLRGLAVAASLAVAGLLQAGDTARADVAAWIVIDAETGAVLDHRDALRQWYPASITKLMTAYLAFKAVREGRATLESAVAISANAHAQPPSKMGFKPGTQLTLDSALKMLIVKSANDIAVAVGESLAGSEPAFIEMMNAEARRLGMTATRFVNPHGLPDNRQVSSARDLAVLARALWREFPQYHDYYGLPAIKVGKKTLRSANREFLARVPGASGMKTGYICNSGLNVVVSATRRGRTVLAVVLGAASGVERAAKARVLVEAGFRQRSGRNIDTMTGIAGGPPADGYCKRNTKPTAEELLATYGTGGLRGTTALSYAQLDPATNGVRRPIVGQAPQQVVSADDDDVPTRDDGKTDWGKVMDEIIGPRSRVDQAVQVGLGVPKGRAPASEAKIATLADVPMPKEKPVAVMGTGSPALLPAATTQVPTGEAKPGAIFRGQPLVILPRPSPNPRP from the coding sequence ATGCGGAGGCATTCAGACGTGCTGGACTTTACCGGACGCCATCTGGGCAGGCGCCTGCGCGGCCTTGCGGTCGCTGCCAGCCTTGCCGTTGCGGGCTTGCTGCAGGCCGGGGACACCGCCAGGGCGGACGTCGCCGCCTGGATCGTCATCGACGCGGAGACGGGGGCGGTTCTCGACCACAGGGACGCGCTGCGCCAGTGGTACCCCGCCTCGATCACCAAGCTGATGACCGCCTATCTCGCCTTCAAGGCGGTGCGCGAGGGACGCGCGACGCTGGAAAGCGCGGTGGCGATCAGCGCCAATGCCCATGCGCAGCCGCCGAGCAAGATGGGCTTCAAGCCCGGTACGCAGCTGACGCTCGACAGCGCGCTGAAGATGCTGATCGTCAAGTCGGCGAACGACATCGCCGTGGCGGTCGGGGAATCGCTCGCCGGCTCCGAGCCCGCCTTCATCGAGATGATGAACGCCGAGGCGCGCCGGCTCGGCATGACCGCGACCCGTTTCGTCAATCCGCACGGCCTGCCGGACAATCGCCAGGTGTCCTCCGCGCGCGACCTTGCCGTGCTGGCGCGGGCGCTGTGGCGCGAGTTCCCGCAGTACCACGACTATTACGGCCTGCCGGCGATCAAGGTCGGCAAGAAGACGCTGCGCTCGGCCAACCGCGAATTCCTGGCGCGGGTGCCCGGCGCGAGCGGCATGAAGACCGGCTATATCTGCAATTCCGGGCTGAATGTTGTGGTCTCGGCGACGCGCCGCGGACGCACCGTGCTGGCGGTGGTGCTGGGCGCGGCCTCGGGCGTGGAACGCGCGGCCAAGGCGCGGGTGCTGGTCGAGGCGGGCTTTCGCCAGCGCTCCGGGCGCAATATCGACACCATGACCGGCATCGCCGGCGGCCCGCCGGCCGACGGCTACTGCAAGCGCAACACCAAGCCGACGGCCGAGGAACTGCTGGCCACCTACGGCACCGGCGGCCTGCGCGGCACCACGGCCCTGTCCTATGCCCAGCTCGACCCGGCGACCAACGGCGTGCGCCGGCCGATCGTCGGTCAGGCGCCGCAGCAGGTGGTCTCGGCCGACGATGACGACGTGCCGACCCGCGACGACGGCAAGACCGACTGGGGCAAGGTGATGGACGAGATCATCGGCCCGCGGTCCCGTGTCGACCAGGCGGTGCAGGTCGGGCTCGGCGTGCCGAAGGGCCGGGCGCCGGCCTCGGAAGCGAAGATCGCGACGCTCGCCGATGTGCCGATGCCGAAGGAAAAGCCGGTCGCCGTCATGGGCACGGGTTCGCCGGCCCTGCTGCCCGCCGCCACGACGCAGGTGCCGACGGGAGAGGCAAAGCCGGGCGCGATCTTTCGCGGTCAGCCGCTGGTGATCCTGCCGCGCCCCTCCCCGAATCCCCGCCCGTAG
- a CDS encoding urease accessory protein UreD — translation MTVEPAAPATPIPAMQRVRGHAHVSFARQGETTRLKELGQSGSAKIRLPKTHGTPPVAVFLNTAGGLTGGDRIEFDATAGPGAHAVLTTQAAERVYRSIDGAAEVASALRAEEGAVLEWLPQETILFDRAALQRSLTVDLAPGARLLAIESLVLGREAMGEDVHALGFRDRWRIRREGRLVFADEARIQGDATDILSGSATAAGSRAFATLVDCREGVSGLLDRAREVMSPLLGERLRGGVSALPDLLVFRFLADSGQDLRAGLVSFLETWRGARLPRTWYC, via the coding sequence ATGACCGTTGAACCCGCCGCCCCGGCAACACCGATCCCCGCCATGCAGCGGGTGCGCGGGCATGCGCATGTGTCCTTTGCCCGGCAAGGCGAGACCACCCGGCTGAAGGAGCTCGGCCAGAGCGGCTCCGCCAAGATCCGCCTGCCGAAGACCCACGGCACCCCGCCGGTCGCCGTGTTCCTCAACACCGCCGGCGGCCTGACCGGCGGCGACCGGATCGAGTTCGACGCCACCGCCGGCCCCGGCGCCCATGCAGTGCTGACCACCCAGGCGGCCGAGCGCGTCTATCGCAGCATCGACGGCGCGGCCGAGGTGGCGAGCGCCCTGCGCGCGGAAGAGGGTGCGGTGCTGGAATGGCTACCGCAGGAAACCATCCTGTTCGACCGGGCCGCCCTGCAGCGCTCGCTCACCGTGGATCTTGCGCCCGGTGCCCGGCTTCTGGCGATCGAGAGCCTCGTGCTCGGGCGCGAGGCGATGGGCGAGGACGTGCATGCCCTCGGCTTCCGCGACCGCTGGCGCATCCGCCGCGAGGGCCGTCTGGTCTTCGCCGACGAGGCGCGCATCCAGGGCGATGCCACCGACATTCTCTCCGGTTCGGCGACCGCCGCCGGCAGCCGCGCCTTCGCCACCCTGGTCGATTGCCGCGAGGGCGTCTCCGGCCTGCTGGACCGCGCCCGCGAGGTGATGAGCCCGCTGCTCGGCGAGCGGCTGCGCGGCGGCGTCAGCGCCCTTCCAGACCTTCTTGTCTTCCGCTTCCTCGCCGACAGCGGCCAGGACCTGCGCGCCGGCCTGGTTTCCTTCCTGGAGACCTGGCGCGGGGCGCGCCTGCCGCGCACATGGTATTGCTGA